One genomic segment of Streptomyces sp. TLI_146 includes these proteins:
- a CDS encoding helix-turn-helix transcriptional regulator, producing the protein MAVIARAIHEHCAVSILRAHRLARGLTLHEAARELNLLGQARAEAPRADADQLGRWETGRQPRAATLALLCELYGASAADLGLLKAGPAIVLRGREAQRAVEVAAGAAGDPLEWDVDAVRRSVDRTLATGSVGPAQLAVLEEQVFRARQRYVYTPPRQMISVLCEHLVEVEAMAAHRQCAAVQVRLSELMAILATLVADALMKLGQLSRSQSWYHTARIAADDSGTAELKARVRVQAAMLPFYYGPVEEAVRLARQARAILHGRPVRTTAFAAVAEARALAKLRDSRAAAGALRDALSAFDDSREEHAAETDAFAFPERRFRLYESGTLTALGRTSEARRVQEMALRLYPGRTGIDPALLHFEAALCLVKEGSPTDACELAAATFLGIAAEHRTLIVQQRAREILAALPPGAQWGRPARELKEILAPAPGSA; encoded by the coding sequence GTGGCCGTGATCGCCCGGGCCATTCACGAGCATTGCGCCGTGTCGATACTGCGTGCTCACAGGTTGGCCCGGGGGCTCACGCTCCATGAGGCTGCCCGCGAACTGAACCTGCTGGGCCAGGCGCGCGCGGAAGCTCCCCGTGCCGACGCCGACCAACTGGGGCGCTGGGAGACCGGGCGCCAGCCCCGCGCGGCGACCCTTGCCCTGCTGTGCGAGCTGTACGGGGCCAGCGCCGCCGACCTGGGGCTGCTCAAAGCCGGTCCGGCGATCGTATTGCGGGGCAGGGAAGCCCAGCGCGCGGTGGAGGTGGCCGCAGGCGCGGCAGGTGATCCCTTGGAATGGGATGTCGATGCGGTGCGCCGTTCGGTCGACCGCACCCTGGCTACGGGGTCCGTGGGACCAGCGCAGCTGGCGGTCCTCGAAGAGCAGGTCTTCCGGGCCCGGCAGCGCTATGTCTACACCCCGCCGCGACAGATGATCAGCGTGCTCTGCGAGCACCTCGTCGAGGTCGAAGCGATGGCCGCGCACCGCCAGTGCGCGGCGGTGCAGGTGCGCCTGTCCGAGCTCATGGCGATACTCGCCACTCTCGTTGCCGACGCGCTGATGAAGCTGGGGCAGCTGAGCCGGTCCCAGAGCTGGTACCACACCGCACGGATCGCCGCTGATGACAGTGGCACCGCCGAACTGAAAGCCAGAGTGCGGGTGCAGGCAGCCATGCTGCCGTTCTACTACGGTCCCGTGGAGGAGGCGGTCAGACTGGCCCGCCAGGCACGGGCCATTCTGCACGGACGACCGGTGCGCACGACTGCATTTGCAGCCGTAGCGGAGGCACGTGCCCTGGCCAAGCTGCGTGATAGTCGCGCCGCCGCAGGTGCCCTGCGCGATGCGCTGAGCGCTTTCGATGACAGCCGGGAAGAACACGCTGCCGAGACCGACGCTTTCGCCTTTCCCGAACGGCGCTTTCGTCTCTATGAGAGCGGAACACTCACCGCGCTGGGCCGCACTAGCGAGGCCCGCCGCGTCCAGGAGATGGCGCTGCGCCTCTACCCGGGCCGCACCGGCATCGACCCCGCCCTGCTGCACTTCGAGGCAGCGCTCTGTCTCGTCAAGGAGGGCAGCCCCACCGACGCCTGCGAACTGGCCGCCGCCACCTTCCTGGGGATCGCCGCGGAACACCGCACCCTCATCGTGCAACAGCGAGCCCGCGAGATCCTCGCAGCACTCCCGCCCGGCGCGCAGTGGGGCCGCCCGGCCCGCGAACTGAAGGAGATCCTCGCACCGGCTCCCGGATCCGCGTGA
- a CDS encoding ATP-binding protein — protein MNPPTSLAVPALALARSIPLTGAAFPWEEREGGSLGALPGDAVWFQRQSTSELTTQDRQWPGCCRSICQGVLERCAANEEVERARQVASELVTNALAHGDATRPIRMGVWCQRTVVRIDVTSFSLPWSPPPIEGALDPDRESGRGLWLVGMYADDWGITSTADRTTVWCDLYRTRSAKAAS, from the coding sequence GTGAATCCCCCCACCTCGCTCGCGGTCCCTGCCCTTGCCCTTGCCCGCAGCATCCCCCTGACCGGTGCGGCCTTCCCGTGGGAAGAGCGCGAGGGCGGCTCCCTCGGCGCCTTACCTGGGGATGCGGTGTGGTTCCAGCGCCAGAGCACATCGGAGCTGACCACACAGGACCGGCAGTGGCCGGGCTGCTGCCGCAGCATCTGCCAGGGTGTCCTGGAGCGCTGTGCCGCCAACGAAGAGGTGGAGCGCGCGCGACAGGTGGCCAGTGAACTGGTCACCAACGCGCTGGCGCACGGCGACGCCACCCGCCCCATCCGCATGGGGGTGTGGTGCCAGCGCACGGTGGTCCGGATCGACGTCACCAGCTTCTCCCTCCCCTGGAGCCCGCCGCCGATCGAAGGCGCTCTGGATCCGGATCGGGAGAGCGGGCGCGGGCTCTGGCTGGTCGGGATGTACGCGGACGACTGGGGTATCACCTCCACTGCCGACCGCACGACCGTCTGGTGCGACCTGTACCGCACGCGGAGCGCGAAGGCGGCCTCATGA
- a CDS encoding amino acid permease, translating to MLRSQPSPAARARQRDDDRLRELGYTPELTRRMGRFGNAAISFSVISVLSGCMTMYGFAMGAGGPAVMLWGWLAVGLMVCSVGAGLAEVTSAYPTSGGLYFMADRLGGKKWGWYTGWLNLLGLLGGIAGIDFGAALFTGAYLNLQTGFTPTPGKIMAIYLVILALHAVLNLFGVRLISVLNGISVWWHLAGVALIVGALTLAPTRHRSPHYAFTEFVNTTGWSSNGYVVLLGLLLAQYTFSGYDASAHLSEETTNAAEAAPRGIMRAIIWSWGAGFVLLCGLTFAIHDYAAVQSTALGVPPAQIFLDALGLGWAKALLLVVIAAQLFCGNAETAACSRMIFAFSRDNALPGSSLWRRVHARTGTPRAAVWLSVAVAALLALPYLYSPTAYGAVVAINVIGITPAYAIPIYLRLRKGRSFEPGPWNLGYWSVPVGIIAVVWVAFVTVVFCLPQSHPITVDTFNYAPLALLAALTLAAVWWRVAGKDYELPPVAASGDLAKIQDEVV from the coding sequence CTGTTGCGCTCCCAGCCCTCGCCCGCTGCCAGAGCACGGCAACGCGATGACGACCGTCTGCGTGAACTCGGCTATACCCCTGAGCTGACCCGGCGTATGGGCCGGTTCGGCAACGCCGCGATCAGCTTCTCCGTGATCTCTGTCCTGTCCGGCTGTATGACGATGTACGGCTTCGCCATGGGCGCCGGGGGCCCCGCCGTCATGCTGTGGGGCTGGCTGGCTGTGGGCCTCATGGTCTGCTCCGTCGGGGCGGGGCTTGCCGAGGTGACCAGCGCCTATCCCACCAGCGGCGGCCTGTACTTCATGGCGGACCGCCTCGGCGGCAAAAAGTGGGGCTGGTACACCGGCTGGCTGAACCTGCTCGGTCTGCTGGGTGGGATCGCCGGGATCGACTTCGGCGCGGCTCTGTTCACCGGGGCCTATCTGAACCTGCAGACCGGTTTCACCCCCACCCCCGGCAAGATCATGGCCATCTACCTGGTGATCCTTGCCCTGCACGCGGTGCTCAATCTGTTCGGGGTTCGGCTCATATCCGTCCTCAACGGGATCAGCGTGTGGTGGCACCTGGCGGGCGTCGCCCTCATCGTGGGCGCCCTCACCCTCGCCCCCACCCGCCACCGCTCCCCGCACTACGCCTTCACCGAGTTCGTGAACACCACCGGCTGGTCCTCCAACGGCTACGTGGTGCTGCTCGGCCTGCTGCTGGCCCAGTACACCTTCTCCGGCTACGACGCCTCCGCGCATCTGTCGGAGGAGACCACCAATGCCGCCGAGGCCGCTCCGCGCGGCATCATGCGCGCCATCATCTGGTCCTGGGGCGCGGGCTTCGTCCTTTTGTGTGGCCTCACGTTCGCCATCCACGACTACGCGGCCGTCCAGAGCACGGCGCTGGGCGTGCCGCCCGCGCAGATCTTCCTCGACGCCCTCGGCCTCGGCTGGGCCAAGGCGCTGCTCCTGGTGGTGATCGCGGCCCAGCTGTTCTGCGGCAACGCCGAGACGGCCGCCTGCTCCCGGATGATTTTCGCGTTCTCCCGCGACAATGCCCTGCCCGGCTCTTCCCTGTGGCGCCGTGTCCACGCCCGTACCGGAACCCCCCGGGCGGCGGTGTGGCTGTCGGTCGCCGTCGCCGCCCTACTCGCCCTGCCCTACCTCTACAGCCCCACCGCTTACGGCGCGGTCGTCGCGATCAACGTCATCGGTATCACCCCCGCCTACGCCATCCCCATCTACCTGCGCCTGCGCAAGGGCCGCTCCTTCGAGCCGGGGCCGTGGAACCTGGGGTACTGGAGTGTGCCGGTCGGGATCATCGCGGTGGTGTGGGTGGCGTTCGTGACCGTCGTCTTCTGCCTGCCCCAGAGCCATCCCATCACCGTGGACACCTTCAACTACGCGCCCCTCGCGCTCCTCGCCGCGCTCACCCTGGCAGCCGTGTGGTGGCGGGTCGCGGGCAAGGACTACGAGCTGCCCCCAGTGGCCGCAAGCGGTGACCTCGCCAAGATCCAGGACGAGGTGGTCTGA
- a CDS encoding glutamine synthetase family protein: MPDLSRSRERAEHPGGPTLPFPRASMAVPPRPHAHAAPLEVLKKAVKNGSVDTVLCAVVDPHGRLAGKRFDARHFLRQVVPHGAEMCAYLLSSAIDMNPAPAGSGLASMEGGFPDFHVIPDLSTLRITPWLPKAAIVLADAMSERGEPAALNPREILGNQLARLAARGLHAKAGLETEFVLYQGTFASPRTVGGPELAPLTAAGGDYGLHQPPIVARYLRRLEHALAGAGMPVEAVKGEAAAGQFEVTLPYQDALRACDQHVVFKQAAQTLARQAGAEATFMAAPQTGVGSGLHLHVSLHRAGTPVFTHGDGGVLSPTGERAIAGLLDMLRELALLYAPNTNSYKRYVPGSFAPTRMVWGVDNRTCAVRVVGHGPSLRAEVRVPGADANPYLALAAVIAAIVHGLEHNLVPPPRWRGNTHTARDEPALPASLEEAIPLLEHSAGAEKAFGEEVVSGLLHLAQAELDHQQSTVTDVEQARWFTHA, translated from the coding sequence ATGCCGGATCTCTCCCGATCCCGCGAACGGGCCGAGCACCCGGGCGGCCCCACCCTCCCCTTTCCCCGGGCCAGCATGGCCGTACCGCCCCGGCCGCACGCCCACGCCGCGCCCCTGGAAGTTCTGAAGAAGGCCGTCAAGAACGGCAGTGTCGACACGGTGCTGTGCGCGGTGGTCGACCCGCACGGTCGCCTAGCGGGCAAGCGCTTCGACGCCCGGCACTTCCTGCGCCAAGTGGTGCCGCACGGCGCGGAGATGTGCGCCTACCTGCTGTCCAGCGCGATCGACATGAACCCCGCCCCTGCCGGCTCAGGGCTCGCGTCCATGGAGGGCGGATTCCCCGACTTCCATGTGATCCCTGACCTGTCGACCCTGCGGATCACCCCGTGGCTGCCGAAGGCTGCGATCGTTCTGGCCGACGCCATGAGCGAGCGCGGGGAACCGGCTGCGCTGAACCCGCGGGAGATCCTGGGCAACCAGCTCGCCCGCCTGGCTGCCCGCGGCCTGCACGCCAAAGCAGGTCTCGAGACGGAATTCGTCCTCTACCAGGGCACCTTCGCTTCCCCCCGCACGGTCGGCGGGCCCGAACTTGCGCCGCTGACCGCAGCGGGCGGCGACTACGGGCTGCACCAGCCCCCGATCGTCGCCCGCTACCTGCGCCGGCTGGAGCACGCCCTGGCCGGTGCGGGCATGCCCGTGGAGGCAGTCAAGGGCGAAGCGGCCGCTGGCCAGTTCGAGGTCACCCTCCCCTACCAAGACGCGCTGCGAGCCTGTGACCAGCATGTCGTGTTCAAACAGGCGGCCCAGACGCTGGCCCGCCAGGCCGGGGCAGAGGCTACGTTCATGGCCGCGCCACAGACCGGCGTGGGCAGCGGCCTGCACCTGCATGTATCCCTCCACCGCGCCGGCACCCCGGTGTTCACCCACGGCGACGGAGGCGTCCTCTCACCGACCGGCGAGCGGGCCATCGCCGGGCTGCTGGACATGCTGCGCGAGCTGGCCCTCCTCTACGCGCCGAACACCAACTCCTACAAACGCTACGTACCCGGCTCGTTCGCACCCACCCGCATGGTCTGGGGCGTCGACAACCGCACGTGCGCGGTGCGCGTCGTCGGCCACGGCCCGAGCCTCCGCGCCGAGGTCCGCGTCCCCGGCGCGGACGCCAACCCCTACCTGGCTCTGGCCGCGGTAATCGCCGCCATCGTCCACGGCCTGGAACACAACCTGGTCCCGCCGCCGCGCTGGCGAGGCAACACCCACACCGCACGCGACGAGCCCGCGCTGCCCGCCAGCCTGGAGGAGGCAATCCCGCTCCTCGAGCACAGCGCGGGCGCCGAGAAGGCCTTCGGGGAGGAGGTCGTCAGCGGCCTGCTCCACCTCGCCCAGGCTGAGCTGGACCATCAGCAGAGCACCGTGACCGACGTCGAACAGGCCCGCTGGTTCACCCACGCCTAG
- a CDS encoding sugar phosphate isomerase/epimerase, with protein sequence MKLCLNRATIAATFPHPLVARTAAQSGFRFLDMPAVQWLSALDDDPGLRAVIADGLTPLHSPWTLKLGWDEDRFEAGLHTAAGQMAAMSAFGSRSGSLVLPRFTTRRTPLSTAQLQDRIGRTGALAARHGLDLVLKFIGVGAPTDQGVRSLPEALTVVQGLGYNIGILLDTYHWHASNGTLAQIHQIPPGMPLLVQISDAPDLPRPLLTNAMRTLPGDGVINWPDLLTALNEHGYHGPLSITVKPRLHGRDVIDAVRAAHQAGQAVLAHVPLAEGAVR encoded by the coding sequence ATGAAGTTATGTCTGAACCGGGCCACCATCGCCGCCACCTTCCCGCACCCTCTGGTCGCGCGAACCGCGGCACAGTCCGGCTTCCGGTTCCTGGACATGCCCGCCGTGCAGTGGCTCAGCGCCCTGGACGACGACCCCGGCCTGCGCGCGGTGATCGCGGACGGGCTCACGCCCCTGCACAGCCCCTGGACCCTGAAGCTGGGCTGGGACGAGGACCGCTTCGAAGCCGGACTGCACACCGCTGCCGGGCAGATGGCGGCGATGTCCGCCTTCGGCAGCCGCAGCGGATCCTTGGTCCTGCCCCGCTTCACCACCAGGCGCACCCCACTGAGCACGGCTCAGCTCCAGGACCGGATCGGCCGCACCGGCGCCCTCGCCGCCCGCCACGGCCTCGACCTCGTCCTGAAGTTCATCGGCGTCGGCGCCCCCACCGACCAGGGCGTCCGCAGCCTGCCCGAGGCCCTCACCGTCGTGCAGGGCCTCGGCTACAACATCGGGATCCTCCTGGACACCTACCACTGGCACGCCAGCAACGGAACCCTCGCCCAGATCCACCAGATCCCACCCGGCATGCCCCTGCTCGTGCAGATCAGTGACGCCCCCGATCTCCCGCGCCCGCTGCTCACCAACGCGATGCGGACCCTGCCCGGCGACGGAGTGATCAACTGGCCGGACCTGTTGACCGCCTTGAACGAGCACGGCTATCACGGCCCGCTGTCGATCACCGTGAAACCGCGCCTGCACGGCCGGGACGTCATTGACGCTGTCCGCGCAGCCCATCAAGCCGGGCAGGCCGTGCTCGCTCATGTGCCCCTCGCCGAGGGAGCGGTGCGATGA
- a CDS encoding SAM-dependent methyltransferase, translated as MTLSFLPQPAAPVPDGLFTQANSARLTDFCLGGGENYAVDRTLAAELSQVAPYWRLAVLSSRLHALLTVGLLARHGIRQYLDLGCGFPPTRRPQSLSEQPVYERVRCHRPEAVVVTVDSDPVVAAHARAAVFTPRGAPPFVAADLRDVAALEPVLNMFDQDRPIAVLLHDVLAWIPEDQAVHDLMRALRCQLPPGSVLSLTHATADLHIQSTRAAAAAYRSAQLTWRPRSGAALTELLGDWTLLGHRRPVPTALWHPAHPLGILAPWQCGVYALLATTPRSPLRILDRPERP; from the coding sequence ATGACGCTGTCCTTCCTGCCGCAGCCCGCCGCGCCCGTGCCCGACGGCCTGTTCACCCAGGCGAACTCAGCCCGGCTGACCGATTTCTGCCTGGGCGGGGGTGAGAACTACGCCGTCGACCGGACACTGGCCGCGGAGTTGTCACAAGTGGCGCCGTACTGGCGTCTGGCCGTCCTCAGCAGTCGTCTCCACGCCCTGCTGACGGTGGGGTTGCTGGCCCGGCACGGCATCCGGCAGTACCTCGACCTCGGCTGCGGCTTCCCCCCGACGAGGCGCCCGCAATCCCTGTCGGAGCAGCCGGTGTACGAACGGGTGCGGTGCCATCGGCCGGAAGCCGTGGTGGTGACGGTCGACAGCGACCCGGTCGTCGCCGCCCACGCGCGCGCCGCGGTATTCACCCCGCGTGGCGCTCCTCCGTTCGTGGCGGCCGACCTGCGCGACGTCGCCGCCCTAGAGCCCGTCCTGAACATGTTCGATCAGGACCGGCCGATCGCGGTGCTGCTGCACGACGTCCTTGCCTGGATCCCCGAGGACCAGGCCGTGCACGACCTGATGCGCGCGCTCCGGTGCCAGCTGCCGCCAGGCAGCGTCCTCTCTCTGACCCACGCCACCGCTGACCTGCACATCCAGTCCACCCGTGCGGCCGCAGCCGCCTACCGAAGCGCGCAGCTGACGTGGCGGCCCCGATCTGGCGCGGCCCTCACCGAGCTCCTGGGCGACTGGACGCTCCTTGGGCATCGCAGGCCGGTGCCCACCGCCCTGTGGCACCCGGCCCACCCCTTGGGCATCCTCGCGCCCTGGCAGTGCGGCGTCTACGCGCTGCTCGCCACCACCCCCCGCTCCCCTCTGCGGATCCTTGACCGCCCAGAGCGGCCATGA
- a CDS encoding Scr1 family TA system antitoxin-like transcriptional regulator — protein MTTTLTDPPVRHLVLGANLAHLRTRCAVSPVHAAAAARAGTDELFRWESGQAPPPEQALQHLMHLYNQPPELFEVLARWATTTGEDSTPHALLDTAAGWQARLSATELHAVRVRAFSNYSVPALVRSRAYADHLERMRSGVLPGLAAEQRWPRPVVTGPHSWKHVDIILDASVLTRPFDVEAGNLEPLADQLKHLVKVAYGELADIRIISTATDYSVDVGDGDLLGLTLPAPPSPTVWVQVTRGSVTYLNGPQGQDHLAAFEKLSRRAETRPASAVLLHEAAARTAREGAEK, from the coding sequence ATGACCACCACACTGACCGACCCACCCGTACGCCACCTCGTCCTCGGCGCCAACCTGGCGCACCTGCGCACCCGCTGCGCGGTAAGCCCGGTCCACGCCGCGGCCGCCGCCCGCGCGGGTACCGACGAACTCTTCCGCTGGGAGTCCGGCCAGGCACCACCGCCGGAGCAGGCCCTGCAGCACCTGATGCACCTCTACAACCAGCCCCCGGAGCTCTTTGAGGTCCTGGCCCGCTGGGCTACCACCACTGGCGAGGACAGCACCCCCCACGCACTCCTCGACACCGCCGCCGGCTGGCAGGCCCGGCTCTCGGCGACCGAGCTCCACGCCGTGCGTGTCCGGGCATTCAGCAACTACAGCGTCCCCGCGCTCGTGCGCAGCAGGGCCTACGCGGACCACCTGGAGCGGATGCGCTCCGGTGTCCTTCCGGGGCTGGCGGCCGAGCAGCGCTGGCCCCGGCCCGTCGTCACCGGTCCCCACTCCTGGAAGCACGTCGACATCATCCTGGACGCCTCCGTACTCACCCGGCCCTTCGACGTCGAGGCCGGCAACCTCGAACCCCTGGCCGACCAGCTCAAACACCTGGTCAAGGTGGCCTACGGCGAACTCGCCGACATCCGCATCATCTCCACCGCCACCGACTACTCCGTCGACGTCGGCGACGGTGACCTCCTCGGGCTGACCCTGCCCGCTCCCCCGAGCCCCACGGTGTGGGTCCAGGTGACGCGTGGCTCCGTCACCTACCTCAACGGGCCCCAGGGCCAAGACCACTTGGCGGCGTTCGAGAAACTGAGCAGACGGGCAGAAACCCGGCCCGCCAGCGCGGTCCTGCTCCACGAGGCCGCCGCCCGTACGGCGCGGGAGGGGGCGGAGAAGTGA